AGATTTCATCACCGATAAGTACAAAGGTGCAGTTGTGCCGGCTTTCTAATCGCGCACAGAGTTATTCACCTAACGGTCAAAGAGCCCGCTGACGAAACGTGTCAGCGGGCTTTTATAAATTGCAGTTCGTGCTAAAGGTATCCTGTTCATACGTTGTCAGGGGCGAACGGGGAGTGAATTTTCTGTTTTCCGCTAAACGACCCCCTCGGGAAAAATAGCTGTCCATTTACTCGCGCCGGGCAGGCCAACGGCGCTGCTTTCAGCGTATTTGCTTAGCTTTCTCCTACATGGGGTCGGCCTTCACTGCGTTCAGGCAGTCGCTCCCTACAGAAAATTCACTCCCCGTCCGCCCCAAGATACGGTCTATGCTATTGCCACGAACTCGTTGCTCCCGTTACAAGAACATCGATGTACTTGCTCCTTGTCATCACGAAAATGACAGTTGGTACGGACATCACTTAGGGCGGAGGTGGTGATGCTTTTCGCCGTGGAACGACTGTCCGAACGAAGTGAGGACTGGCCCACAAACGGCACAGGCTAAACACTGGTTTGAACATACGCGCCGCCGGTCTTGCCCGGCGCAGGTAACTAAAAAGCCCATACATTTACTTGTGGGTCATTCAGTGCAACGGCGAAAAGTATTACCACATCCGCCCCCACTGAGCTGTAACAACTAGAAATAATCTCGCAATAACATCGACAAACTGCAATTTATATATGTGGATAAACTGGAAATGTGTTTTTTTACAAGTCTTTTGTTCGTTGTAATTGCATCTTTGTGCATGATTGACGGCGGAGGTTGACACTGGCCCTGCGCTTTGCTATTATAAGAAAGGGAAACTAAAGAACTTTCTCCAAACTCAAAATGAGGCTGAAGCTCGCAGATGGCGGGGCAGTCAATTTGAGTTTTTTTATCGTGTTTTCACTTCCGCGGTGCAGTGACGCCGCAAGAATCCTGAGGAGGAATTCACTAATGATTGAACGTTACACCAACCCGGAGATGGGTCACCTGTGGTCCATCGAGAACGAATGGCAGCAGATTCTCGAAGTAGAGATGGCTGCCTGCGACGTTATGGCGGAGCTGGGGGAAATCCCGGCTGAGGCTGCGAAGAACATTCGCGCCAAGGCAAAGTTTGATGTGAAACGCATCAAGGAAATTGAATCCGTTACGCATCATGACATCATTGCTTTTCTGACCAATGTCGCCGAAAACGTTGGTGAGGATTCCAAGTATGTGCATAAGGGGCTGACGTCGAGCGACGTTAAAGATACCGCTTACTGCATGATGATGCGGGATGCCGCAGACATCATTTTAGATGATTTGCGCAAATTCCGTGAGGTTCTGCGCCGCCGTGCCGTGGAATTCAAGCATACGCCCTGCATTGGCCGAACCCATGGCATTCATGCCGAGCCCATGACCTTTGGCCTGAAGATGGCTCTGTGGAGTGCGGAAATTGAACGCGATATCGAGCGTGTGGAGCATGCCAAAAAGACGGTTTCCGTCTGCAAGCTCTCCGGTGCAGTTGGTACTTACTCCAATATCGACCCGGAAATCGAGCAGCGTGTGGCTAAGAAATTGAATCTTACGCCGGTGCCGCTGGCTACGCAGGTTATTCAGCGTGACCGCCATGCGGAATTCGTAACCACGCTGGCTATTGTTTCCAGCACGCTCGAAAAGATTGCAACGGAAGTCCGCAACTTGCAGCGCACGGATATCCGTGAAGCGGAAGAATATTTCTCCCCGGGGCAGAAGGGGTCTTCGGCTATGCCGCATAAGCGCAACCCCATCAACTGCGAACGCATTTCCGGCATGGCGAGACTTGTGCGCGGCAACGCCGTAGCAGCACTCGAGGATATCACCCTCTGGCATGAGCGCGATATTTCCCATTCCTCTGTTGAGCGTGTTATCCTGCCGGACAGCACCATCAACGTGGATTACTGCACGCGGAAGCTCACGAATATCATTGATAAACTGCTGGTTTACCCGGACAAGATGCTCCACGATATGGAGCGCACGGGCGGCCTGATTTACAGCCAGCGCATCATGCTGACGGTGGTCAGCAAGGGCGTACTGCGTGAAGATGCCT
The Selenomonas ruminantium AC2024 DNA segment above includes these coding regions:
- the purB gene encoding adenylosuccinate lyase; the encoded protein is MIERYTNPEMGHLWSIENEWQQILEVEMAACDVMAELGEIPAEAAKNIRAKAKFDVKRIKEIESVTHHDIIAFLTNVAENVGEDSKYVHKGLTSSDVKDTAYCMMMRDAADIILDDLRKFREVLRRRAVEFKHTPCIGRTHGIHAEPMTFGLKMALWSAEIERDIERVEHAKKTVSVCKLSGAVGTYSNIDPEIEQRVAKKLNLTPVPLATQVIQRDRHAEFVTTLAIVSSTLEKIATEVRNLQRTDIREAEEYFSPGQKGSSAMPHKRNPINCERISGMARLVRGNAVAALEDITLWHERDISHSSVERVILPDSTINVDYCTRKLTNIIDKLLVYPDKMLHDMERTGGLIYSQRIMLTVVSKGVLREDAYKWVQRNAMKRWMEGQDFRTSVENDPDITKYLTKEEIDDCFDYKYFLRHVDMIFERFGL